A genomic stretch from Prochlorococcus marinus str. MIT 9312 includes:
- a CDS encoding DUF2973 domain-containing protein, which produces MSILFPIIYSAALTYLVWKAFKVMSNGWGISGTEKKRFSNSNLQQKKYTIHPELLDKSGNITEEELLTVRFSNDNDSTLEEKGSKTD; this is translated from the coding sequence ATGTCCATTTTATTTCCAATTATATATTCTGCAGCCTTAACTTATTTAGTTTGGAAAGCTTTTAAAGTGATGTCGAATGGTTGGGGTATCTCTGGGACAGAGAAAAAACGTTTCAGTAATTCTAACCTTCAACAAAAAAAGTACACAATACATCCAGAACTATTAGATAAATCAGGAAACATAACTGAAGAGGAATTATTAACAGTAAGATTTTCAAATGATAATGACTCTACCCTAGAAGAAAAGGGTTCAAAAACTGATTAA
- a CDS encoding high light inducible protein produces the protein MNDENQPRFGFVNFAETWNGRMAMMGILIGLGTELITGQSILRQIGIG, from the coding sequence ATGAACGATGAAAATCAACCAAGATTTGGATTTGTAAATTTTGCTGAAACTTGGAATGGCCGTATGGCAATGATGGGCATTCTGATTGGTCTTGGTACTGAATTAATTACTGGTCAAAGTATCCTTAGACAAATTGGAATAGGTTAA
- a CDS encoding YihY/virulence factor BrkB family protein: MQRSLAWVLKSFWGACERWSKSDCIDLSAAFAYYTLQSFFPILLISLSIASWFLGKQEGLDQQIISVAAQVLPPSVVELVETTLFNLIDQGFGAGILGAMFLLFTAGNAYLSLQRGSDRLWEDELPSKKVNAAWREQASRFLRNRIEAFLIVFFIGFLMVLDQISANLRMIPSNVLENLSKSNNLISDLLLKLPLLQVGQFAIPLIGFSLMALLLQALLPSRKVPLKPLLPGSILIGIGLTTLNLAVSKSILSLGARFQAYGFIGGFLVLTLWVWLLGVILYFGQCWSVVIASMSLVNKRRIRHNK, encoded by the coding sequence ATGCAGCGCAGCTTAGCATGGGTACTAAAAAGTTTTTGGGGAGCATGTGAGAGATGGAGCAAATCTGATTGTATTGATTTAAGTGCTGCATTTGCTTACTACACACTACAATCATTTTTTCCGATTCTTTTAATTTCTCTTTCCATAGCATCATGGTTCCTAGGCAAACAGGAGGGATTAGATCAACAAATAATTTCTGTTGCTGCTCAGGTTTTACCTCCTTCGGTAGTTGAATTAGTAGAAACTACATTATTTAATTTGATTGATCAAGGTTTTGGAGCAGGTATTCTAGGAGCTATGTTCTTGCTATTTACAGCAGGAAATGCATATTTATCTCTACAAAGAGGTTCAGATAGGCTATGGGAAGACGAACTTCCTTCTAAAAAAGTAAATGCTGCATGGAGAGAGCAAGCTTCGAGGTTTCTCCGCAATAGAATTGAAGCTTTTTTAATAGTATTCTTTATAGGATTCTTAATGGTATTAGATCAGATTAGTGCAAATCTTAGGATGATACCAAGTAACGTTTTAGAAAATCTCTCAAAATCTAATAATCTAATTTCTGATTTATTGCTAAAGTTACCCCTTTTACAAGTTGGTCAATTTGCAATCCCACTAATTGGCTTTTCTTTAATGGCTCTTTTATTACAAGCCCTATTGCCTAGCAGAAAAGTCCCTTTAAAACCACTTTTGCCAGGATCTATTCTTATTGGAATTGGACTAACTACTTTGAATTTGGCAGTTAGTAAAAGTATTCTTTCTCTTGGCGCAAGATTTCAAGCATATGGTTTTATTGGAGGTTTTCTCGTACTTACTTTATGGGTCTGGCTTTTAGGTGTGATTTTATATTTTGGACAGTGCTGGAGTGTAGTTATTGCTAGTATGTCATTAGTAAATAAAAGAAGAATAAGACATAATAAATAG
- a CDS encoding inositol monophosphatase family protein, translating to MNPTTLTNKQLSELDSLFEIVSQRQIKDFGNISASNKADGSLITSCDLWSDKTIVDSLASIAPDEGVLSEEGGKSIPNTKAYWVVDPLDGTTNFAAGIPYWSISVARFVDGKPQSSFLIIPTLKKKFVSIKGKGVWLNNQKIDPNNNNHNSECVSLCSRSIKILQKKPNSIFPGKIRLLGVSSLNLTSVAMGQTFGAIESTPKIWDIAAAWLLLEELNCSIEWLETDPLNLVSGQNLSSVNFPLIACRSLEKIKILKPWGNLLLEK from the coding sequence ATGAATCCAACAACTTTAACTAATAAGCAACTAAGTGAATTAGATTCTCTATTTGAAATAGTTAGTCAACGTCAAATAAAAGATTTTGGAAATATTAGTGCCAGCAATAAAGCAGACGGGTCATTAATAACAAGTTGTGACTTATGGAGTGACAAAACAATTGTAGATTCTCTAGCTTCAATCGCTCCAGATGAGGGAGTCCTTAGTGAAGAAGGGGGTAAGTCCATTCCCAATACAAAAGCATATTGGGTGGTTGATCCACTTGATGGGACAACAAATTTTGCTGCAGGTATTCCATACTGGTCTATATCAGTCGCAAGGTTTGTGGATGGTAAACCTCAATCTTCTTTTTTAATAATCCCTACGTTGAAAAAAAAGTTTGTATCTATTAAAGGTAAAGGTGTTTGGTTAAATAACCAAAAAATAGACCCTAACAACAATAATCATAATAGTGAATGCGTTTCTTTATGTAGTAGATCTATAAAAATTCTCCAGAAAAAACCAAACTCAATATTTCCTGGCAAAATTAGACTCTTAGGTGTATCGAGCTTAAATCTAACAAGTGTAGCGATGGGTCAAACTTTTGGAGCAATAGAATCAACCCCCAAGATATGGGATATTGCAGCTGCCTGGTTGTTATTAGAAGAACTTAATTGTTCTATAGAGTGGTTAGAAACAGATCCTTTAAATTTAGTTTCAGGACAAAACTTGAGCAGTGTTAATTTTCCATTAATTGCTTGTAGATCTTTAGAAAAAATCAAAATCTTAAAGCCATGGGGTAATTTATTATTAGAAAAATAG
- a CDS encoding TolC family protein: protein MLRRVINPILFLPLALCINSINVLSSETKDYIDSVLEEKPNKPFISYQEIEEIVLNNQELRSLKNLVTSASFNLSSQIAQRYPSLDFQANGLPKYVAGKKHSSNSTTLKTSQYSANPSLNIKWNLIDPLRGPEIKIAKENYKIAENNYEIKKKDLIQEARIRYHKYQKSYQDIQNKKFTLNLSNTSLDNALAKLDAGIGTKFEVLEAEAQLSRDKQSLNEKKIEHEINTISLKEILNINGDFETNKEQNLIGFWNHRLNKNINEGLDQNLSLKNILLQQSIKKSQAQSFLSQNKPKIYISNTLASTFSKGDSLSSNIDSEKSGSNYTNTISLNFAWNIFNGGQNKNSYKSKIADAESEEYTYKNLKNVLTTNISKAYLNLKLNEQKIISSLKEIESSKESVRLSRLRYDVGISTLKDVLVRQNELSNAKAKNINALYNYNLNLDELERLTFLEISKSCLDNNNNKIKDSESICNISR from the coding sequence ATGCTTAGAAGAGTAATAAATCCGATCTTATTTTTGCCTCTCGCTCTATGTATAAATTCCATCAATGTACTATCTAGCGAAACCAAAGATTATATTGATAGTGTTTTAGAAGAAAAACCAAACAAGCCTTTTATTAGTTATCAAGAAATAGAAGAAATTGTCTTAAATAATCAAGAGTTAAGATCATTAAAAAATCTAGTTACCTCTGCAAGCTTTAATCTTTCCAGTCAAATTGCTCAAAGATATCCATCCTTAGATTTTCAAGCAAATGGATTGCCAAAATATGTCGCAGGCAAAAAACACAGTAGCAATTCAACGACTTTAAAAACATCACAATATAGTGCTAATCCCTCTCTAAATATCAAATGGAATTTAATTGATCCCCTTAGAGGACCGGAAATCAAAATTGCGAAAGAAAATTACAAAATTGCAGAAAATAATTATGAGATTAAGAAAAAAGATTTAATTCAAGAAGCAAGGATAAGGTACCACAAATACCAAAAGTCATATCAAGATATTCAAAATAAAAAATTTACACTTAATTTATCAAATACAAGTTTAGATAACGCTTTAGCAAAGTTAGATGCTGGAATTGGTACAAAATTTGAAGTTCTTGAAGCAGAAGCTCAATTATCTCGAGATAAACAATCTCTTAATGAAAAGAAAATAGAACATGAAATTAATACAATTTCTCTCAAAGAGATTCTTAACATAAATGGGGATTTTGAAACTAATAAAGAGCAAAATCTAATAGGTTTCTGGAATCATAGATTAAATAAAAATATTAATGAAGGTTTAGATCAAAATCTTTCTTTGAAAAACATCCTTCTTCAACAATCTATTAAAAAGAGTCAAGCACAAAGTTTTTTATCTCAAAATAAGCCAAAAATTTATATCAGCAACACTTTAGCAAGTACTTTTTCAAAGGGGGACTCTCTTTCCAGTAATATTGACTCTGAAAAATCTGGATCTAACTATACAAATACAATAAGTTTAAATTTTGCATGGAATATTTTTAATGGCGGACAGAATAAGAACTCTTACAAATCAAAAATAGCAGATGCAGAATCTGAGGAATATACTTATAAAAATCTAAAAAATGTTTTGACCACAAATATTAGTAAAGCCTATTTGAATCTCAAATTAAATGAACAGAAAATAATTTCTTCTCTTAAAGAAATTGAATCTAGTAAAGAGTCTGTAAGACTTTCTAGACTTAGATATGATGTTGGCATATCAACTCTCAAAGATGTACTTGTAAGGCAAAATGAATTAAGTAATGCAAAAGCAAAAAATATTAATGCTCTATATAATTACAATTTGAATTTAGATGAATTAGAAAGATTAACTTTTCTTGAAATAAGTAAAAGTTGTTTGGATAACAATAATAATAAAATTAAAGATAGCGAATCTATTTGCAATATTTCAAGATGA
- a CDS encoding TIGR03279 family radical SAM protein, with translation MWQEINYKEDSNDLLVPNITYKINPAEIESIEANSIAQEIGFESGDSIISINGKKPRDLIDYQILISEEILEISVLDKNLEIHNISIEKDQDANLGINFKDALFDSIKQCNNRCPFCFIDQQPSGKRKSLYVKDDDYRLSFLYGSYLTLTNLKKEDWKRIATQKLSPLFISVHATDPATREKLLKNKKAGMILDQISWFERNSIQLHAQIVVCPDINDGEILEKSIFELAEFYKKNFQTVLSVAIVPVGLTKFRPENDGLKSIRPEYAIKTIKQVERIQASLQIRLGTRFCWLADEWYLIAGRNLPSYKTYENMPQESNGVGSIRGFLKILSEKSNNLPQKVKQPKKVSWIVGKLVYEALIPTVKKLNLIDGLKINLYGLPSIYWGQEQVVTGLLTGEDLIDGLKNKDLGEAIYIPSIMLKLNTDLFLDDKNIKDVENQLKTKIHVLDDSNDIINTLVGQSNNTDTIKHA, from the coding sequence GTGTGGCAGGAAATTAATTACAAAGAAGATTCTAATGATCTTTTGGTTCCCAATATTACTTATAAAATAAATCCTGCCGAAATTGAAAGTATTGAAGCTAATTCTATTGCTCAAGAAATAGGATTTGAATCAGGTGATTCCATAATTAGTATTAATGGAAAAAAACCAAGAGATTTAATTGATTATCAAATTCTAATTAGTGAAGAAATTTTAGAAATATCAGTTTTAGATAAAAATCTTGAAATTCATAATATAAGTATTGAAAAAGATCAAGACGCGAATTTGGGCATTAATTTTAAAGATGCATTATTTGATTCAATTAAGCAATGTAATAATAGATGTCCATTTTGTTTTATAGATCAACAACCAAGCGGAAAAAGAAAAAGTCTTTACGTAAAAGATGATGATTATAGATTAAGTTTCCTATATGGCTCTTATCTAACTCTTACGAATTTAAAGAAAGAAGACTGGAAAAGAATTGCTACCCAAAAGCTATCCCCGCTTTTTATTTCTGTTCATGCAACTGATCCTGCTACTCGAGAAAAATTATTAAAAAATAAAAAAGCAGGAATGATTCTTGACCAAATTTCATGGTTTGAAAGAAACTCAATTCAACTACATGCTCAAATTGTTGTATGTCCAGATATAAATGATGGAGAGATTCTTGAGAAATCAATTTTTGAACTTGCTGAATTCTACAAAAAAAATTTTCAAACAGTACTTTCAGTTGCAATAGTTCCTGTAGGGCTTACAAAGTTTAGACCTGAAAATGATGGATTAAAATCAATAAGACCAGAATACGCAATAAAAACTATTAAACAAGTAGAGAGAATTCAAGCCTCTCTACAAATTAGGCTTGGGACTCGTTTTTGTTGGCTAGCAGACGAATGGTATTTAATAGCTGGTAGAAATTTGCCTAGTTACAAAACCTATGAAAATATGCCTCAAGAATCTAATGGAGTAGGATCAATTAGAGGCTTTCTCAAGATATTAAGTGAGAAATCTAACAACCTCCCTCAAAAAGTAAAACAGCCAAAGAAAGTTAGTTGGATTGTTGGTAAATTAGTTTATGAAGCCTTAATTCCTACAGTTAAAAAATTAAACTTAATAGATGGTTTGAAAATTAATTTATATGGTTTACCAAGTATTTATTGGGGACAAGAGCAAGTTGTAACTGGTCTTCTTACTGGAGAAGATCTAATTGACGGTTTGAAAAATAAGGATTTAGGAGAAGCTATTTACATACCATCAATTATGTTAAAACTTAATACTGATTTATTTTTAGATGATAAAAATATTAAAGACGTGGAAAATCAATTAAAGACCAAAATTCACGTTCTTGATGATTCAAATGATATTATTAATACTTTGGTTGGTCAATCGAATAACACTGATACTATAAAACATGCTTAG